From Acinetobacter lwoffii, a single genomic window includes:
- the otsB gene encoding trehalose-phosphatase, which translates to MSILKEDQDLEDSLATSSYILPQVILNQLKPIIYSHKLVLFLDIDGTISEFHPDPAKSIIKSGTLNTLKELQQYIQLILVTGRSIAQAQKIIYPFDWNIAGSHGLELSYQSRLSKLIDLNPEQFELLKNYITEHSNNIPQTRIEIKDYSVALHFREHPYLEHQVHAFALNCLTHFQDFELKAGKFVFELVPKGANKGSAIQQIIQQYHLSDHYPIFIGDDLTDEAGFQVINTFKGCSIKVGTGNTVAQHRLENVTQVQAFLAEFLEILKAQQQLLLEKLHVETHSVIKSCKST; encoded by the coding sequence ATGTCGATTCTCAAAGAAGATCAAGACCTAGAAGATTCACTTGCTACATCTTCTTATATATTACCTCAAGTGATTTTAAATCAGCTCAAACCTATTATTTATTCTCACAAACTTGTTTTATTTCTTGATATTGATGGAACCATTTCTGAATTCCACCCAGATCCAGCAAAAAGTATAATTAAGAGCGGAACCTTAAATACCTTAAAAGAGTTACAACAATATATTCAGCTAATATTAGTGACCGGTCGCTCAATTGCACAAGCCCAAAAAATTATTTATCCATTTGACTGGAATATTGCCGGTTCTCACGGTCTGGAATTAAGCTATCAATCGCGTTTAAGCAAGTTAATTGATTTAAATCCTGAACAGTTTGAATTATTAAAAAATTATATTACAGAACATAGTAATAATATTCCTCAGACTCGAATAGAAATTAAAGACTATTCAGTCGCCCTGCATTTTCGTGAACATCCCTATTTAGAGCATCAAGTGCATGCATTTGCCTTGAATTGTCTTACTCATTTTCAGGATTTTGAACTTAAGGCTGGAAAGTTTGTATTCGAACTGGTGCCCAAAGGGGCAAATAAAGGTTCAGCCATCCAGCAAATCATTCAGCAATATCACTTAAGTGATCATTACCCCATTTTTATCGGAGATGACCTGACCGACGAAGCCGGTTTTCAAGTCATCAACACATTCAAAGGCTGCTCTATCAAAGTCGGTACAGGCAACACCGTGGCACAACATCGCCTCGAAAACGTGACTCAAGTACAGGCTTTTCTAGCAGAATTTTTAGAAATACTGAAAGCACAACAACAATTATTATTGGAGAAATTACATGTCGAAACTCATAGTGTTATCAAATCGTGTAAATCTACCTAA